The Cyprinus carpio isolate SPL01 chromosome A5, ASM1834038v1, whole genome shotgun sequence genome has a segment encoding these proteins:
- the LOC109088066 gene encoding ubiquitin-fold modifier-conjugating enzyme 1-like, with product MADEATRKTVSEIPVLKTNSGPRDKELWVQRLREEYLALIKYVENNKAADNDWFRLESNKEGTRWFGKCWYIHELLKYEFDMEFDIPVTYPATAPEVAIPELDGKTAKMYRGGKICLTDHFKPLWARNVPKFGLAHLMALGLGPWLAVEIPDLIAKGIIEHKDQQNS from the exons ATGGCAGATGAAGCCACTAGGAAGACAGTTTCTGAAATTCCGGTTTTGAAAACAAATTCGGGACCAAGAGACAAAGAACTGTGGGTCCAGAGACTTCGAGAAGAATATTTAGCTCTCATAAAG tatgttgaaaataataaagCAGCTGACAATGATTGGTTCCGTCTAGAGTCCAACAAAGAGGGCACAAG gTGGTTTGGAAAATGCTGGTATATTCACGAGCTTCTCAAATATGAGTTTGACATGGAATTTGAT ATTCCAGTTACATATCCTGCCACAGCACCTGAAGTGGCCATTCCTGAGTTAGATGGGAAGACAGCCAAGATGTACAG AGGTGGAAAAATCTGCCTGACGGATCACTTCAAGCCACTGTGGGCAAGGAATGTCCCGAAGTTTGGTCTGGCTCATCTTATGGCTTTGGG ACTTGGACCATGGCTTGCAGTTGAGATTCCAGACCTCATTGCAAAAGGCATAATTGAACATAAAGATCAGCAAAACAGCTGA
- the LOC109088011 gene encoding alpha-1,2-mannosyltransferase ALG9-like has protein sequence MTSRTASRNMATKALRQRNRQGSKHDANNVNSTPTTDNRATNGDKCVEENKSSDPRNESSSKAGQVWAPEGSTAFKCLVSARFCAALLSNISDCDETYNYWEPTHYLLYGTGMQTWEYSPAYAIRSYAYLWLHALPACFHAKILQTNKVLVFYFLRCMLAFTCCVCELYFYKAVCKKFGLHVGRLLLAFLVLSAGMFCSSAAFLPSTFCMYSTVVAMTGWFQGRPSLAVLGIAAGAIVGWPFSALLGIPIAFDLLFLKKKWKSFITWTLVALLLFLVPAVVVDSYYYGKLVIAPLNIILYNVFTPHGPELYGTEPWHYYFVNGFLNFNIVFVLALFSLPLTALMEAMLQRFNVQNLGQPYWLTLSPMYLWMLVFFTQPHKEERFLFPIYPLICLCGAVALSSLQKCYHFIFQRYRLEHYTISSNWLALGSVLLFGVLSLSRSVALFRGYHAPLDLYPEFHRIAKDPAIHTVPEGRLVNVCVGKEWYRFPSSFLLPNNWHLQFIQSEFRGQLPKPYSMGPDATWIIPSDMNDQNLEEPSRYVELKRCHYLVDLATETEAPREPRYATNKEEWSIIAEKPFLDTTRSSRLLRAFFIPFLSEQYTTYIRYVILKPRRPKPTRKRTQA, from the exons ATGACGTCACGCACAGCCAGTAGAAACATGGCGACGAAGGCTCTCCGTCAGCGCAACAGACAGGGAAGCAAACACGACGCGAACAACGTGAACAGCACACCTACCACTGACAACCGAGCAACAAATGGCGACAAATGTGTTGAGGAAAATAAGTCCAGTGACCCCCGAAATGA GTCATCCAGTAAAGCAGGACAGGTGTGGGCTCCTGAGGGCTCCACGGCCTTCAAGTGCCTGGTTTCAGCCCGCTTCTGTGCTGCACTGCTCAGTAACATCTCAGACTGTGATGAAACCTACAATTACTGGGAGCCA ACTCACTACCTGCTGTATGGAACAGGAATGCAGACATGGGAATATTCCCCGGCCTACGCGATTCGTTCCTATGCGTATCTTTGGCTCCATGCCCTTCCTGCCTGCTTTCATGCCAAAATATTACAAACCAACAAG GTCCTTGTGTTTTATTTCCTGCGCTGCATGCTAGCTTTtacctgttgtgtgtgtgagctctACTTCTACAA GGCCGTGTGTAAAAAGTTTGGCTTGCATGTGGGCCGACTTCTGCTGGCGTTCCTCGTCCTGAGTGCAGGGATGTTCTGCTCCTCTGCAG CTTTCCTCCCCAGTACGTTTTGCATGTACAGTACAGTGGTAGCTATGACTGGCTGGTTCCAGGGGCGCCCAAGTCTGGCTGTGCTGGGTATTGCAGCGGGGGCCATAGTGGGCTGGCCCTTCAGTGCCCTGCTGGG CATACCCATTGCCTTTGACCTGCTGTTTCTGAAGAAGAAGTGGAAGAGTTTTATCACGTGGACTCTGGTGGCATTGCTTCTCTTTCTG GTCCCTGCTGTTGTAGTAGACAGCTACTACTATGGCAAGCTGGTGATTGCTCCTCTAAATATAATACTATACAACGTGTTTACTCCTCATGGGCCGGAACTTTATG gcaCAGAGCCCTGGCATTACTACTTTGTGAATGGTTTCCTTAATTTCAACATTGTATTTGTATTGGCCCTCTTTTCTCTTCCTCTCACGGCGCTTATGGAGGCAATGCTTCAAAGATTCAATG TTCAGAACCTCGGACAGCCGTACTGGTTAACCCTGTCTCCTATGTACTTGTGGATGCTGGTGTTCTTCACTCAACCACACAAAGAGGAGCGCTTTCTGTTTCCCATCTACCCTCTCATCTGTCTGTGTGGGGCGGTGGCTCTCTCATCACTGCAG AAGTGCTATCACTTCATATTCCAGCGCTACCGTCTGGAGCACTACACCATCTCCTCCAACTGGCTGGCTCTCGGCTCTGTGCTGCTGTTTGGAGTGCTGTCGCTGTCCCGATCTGTGGCCCTCTTCAGAG GCTATCATGCTCCGCTGGATTTGTATCCAGAGTTTCATCGCATTGCTAAAGACCCTGCAATCCACACGGTTCCAGAAGGAAGGCTGGTCAATGTTTGTGTGGGGAAAGAGTGGTACCGCTTCCCCAGCAGTTTTCTCCTGCCCAACAA CTGGCACTTACAGTTTATCCAGTCAGAGTTCAGGGGTCAGTTACCTAAGCCATATTCCATGGGTCCTGATGCCACCTGGATAATCCCATCAGACATGAACGATCAGAATCTTGAGGAGCCGTCACGATAC GTAGAACTGAAGCGGTGTCATTACCTGGTGGATCTGGCAACAGAAACAGAAGCCCCTCGTGAACCACGATACGCCACGAACAAAGAGGAGTGGAGCATTATTGCCGAAAAGCCTTTTCTAGACACTACTAG GTCGTCCAGATTGCTCAGGGCCTTTTTTATCCCATTTCTGTCTGAGCAATACACCACCTACATCAGATATGTCATCCTCAAACCAAGACGACCCAAGCCAACCCGGAAAAGAACGCAAGCCTGA
- the LOC109088029 gene encoding ferredoxin-fold anticodon-binding domain-containing protein 1-like, with protein sequence MSKTREVLLVGEGNFSFSAALSESDGVGVTATCFQSENQMHRQEGAVVNIQRLRDRGSVVLFEVDCTCLKEHETIQHSLFDCIIFNFPHCGRKSGVKKNRILLEKFFQSAVAVLKDNGEVHVTLCNGQGGTPCDSPMREWHNSWQVVAMAAEAGLILSEIRPFDCEAYQGYRCTGYRSQDKGFHVEGALTHIFSRSLPHTVPEKLKMEKTIGKETVCFELPAELSNYMNRDFLGQQSHHPVKTVQEQLLRELKSVWPVCTMNEDFSELVSCLPETPEACDSTLTHSDVYWIKPTDTFIFDQSEHEQNDCESMDDQQSFTGSYALRPSLLLHVQEITQNEDFTPGTLHAVSGLVFQRVPISPSRSPAFHQLLLVGMFPAESHPVQCFQDCLESLLASYGISFEKAQTGLEQHVWMNSKMLSKFGRIAHLPSFSSALDEDLQLITVSINLDHLATLIFGISDWRLLWSFDPRFLKHFELNPLGSFSPFSLYPPSYLHDISFWMEPESYDELDFHALVREVSCGAVKDVALVDRFRHPHMGHASLCYRLTYQSPDWALSHSQALGLQNQLRRLLPLRLQVTLR encoded by the exons ATGTCCAAGACACGCGAGGTGCTGCTTGTAGGGGAAGGCAACTTCTCTTTCTCGGCGGCTTTGAGCGAGAGCGACGGCGTCGGCGTGACCGCCACTTGCTTTCAAAGCGAGAATCAAATGCATAGACAGGAGGGAGCCGTGGTGAACATACAGCGACTCCGTGACAGAG GATCAGTCGTCCTCTTTGAGGTGGATTGCACATGCCTAAAGGAGCACGAAACCATTCAGCATAGTCTATTTGACTGCATTATCTTCAATTTCCCTCACTGTGGGCGAAAAAGTGGTGTGAAGAAGAACCGCATTCTGCTGGAGAAATTTTTCCAAAG TGCCGTTGCAGTCCTGAAGGACAATGGGGAAGTGCACGTCACCTTGTGCAATGGCCAAGGCGGCACTCCGTGTGACAGTCCAATGAGAGAATGGCACAATAGTTGGCAGGTGGTTGCCATGGCAGCAGAAGCAGGGCTAATTCTCAGTGAAATCCGTCCCTTTGACTGTGAAGCGTATCAAGGATACCGATGTACTGGTTACAG GAGTCAAGATAAAGGTTTCCATGTAGAGGGAGCTCTGACCCACATCTTCAGTCGGAGTCTCCCGCACACCGTaccagaaaaactgaaaatggaGAAAACCATTGGGAAGGAGACCGTTTGCTTTGAGCTTCCGGCAGAGTTGAGTAATTATATGAACAG GGATTTCCTTGGTCAGCAGTCACATCATCCAGTGAAAACTGTCCAGGAGCAGTTACTTAGAGAGCTAAAGTCAGTCTGGCCTGTGTGCACTATGAATGAAGACTTCTCAGAACTGGTAAGCTGCCTACCAGAAACGCCAGAGGCATGTGACTCCACTCTGACCCACTCAGACGTCTACTGGATTAAACCTACTGACACCTTTATATTTGACCAAAGCGAACATGAGCAAAACGACTGTGAGTCTATGGATGACCAACAAAGCTTTACTGGCAGCTATGCACTACGGCCATCTCTGTTGCTGCATGTCCAAGAGATCACCCAGAATGAGGACTTCACCCCTGGAACTCTTCACGCAGTCAGTGGCCTGGTCTTTCAGAGAGTGCCCATCTCCCCGAGCCGTTCTCCTGCATTCCACCAGCTTCTGTTGGTGGGAATGTTCCCTGCAGAATCCCATCCTGTCCAGTGCTTCCAAGATTGTTTGGAGTCACTACTTGCTTCTTATGGCATCTCCTTCGAAAAGGCGCAAACAGGCCTAGAGCAGCATGTGTGGATGAATTCAAAGATGCTTTCCAAGTTTGGGCGGATTGCACATCTACCTTCTTTTTCCTCAGCCCTCGATGAAGATTTACAGTTAATCACTGTCTCGATAAACTTGGATCATTTAGCTACCCTGATTTTCGGCATTTCTGACTGGCGCTTACTTTGGAGCTTCGATCCTCGCTTTCTTAAGCATTTCGAGCTTAATCCACTTGGATCTTTCAGCCCGTTCTCCCTTTACCCACCAAGCTACTTGCATGATATCAGTTTCTGGATGGAACCAGAAAGCTATGATGAACTAGATTTCCACGCACTTGTGCGAGAGGTTTCTTGTGGTGCTGTTAAGGATGTGGCATTAGTCGATCGTTTCAGACACCCACACATGGGTCATGCAAGCCTCTGCTATAGGCTGACATATCAGTCGCCAGATTGGGCCCTCTCACACAGCCAGGCATTGGGACTACAGAATCAGCTGCGGAGGCTGTTACCCCTGCGCCTGCAGGTCACGCTGAGGTGA
- the LOC109089914 gene encoding interferon lambda receptor 1-like isoform X1: protein MIHFLACIFTLLQICLTPSLAILAPPKNLTVGLLDFKATVEWLPGKGNPPDSRYILEFITAQKISGGKWNRSPHCTNIKILKCELTFNMHPELHWNYFVRVKTTFKKTSSNWTTTSNSFQPYGDTHLSSPDVKISTEQKSIKIDFSHWLELKPEIKPLEYLLYLFENSPAGESKFIALISTSESPYIFHDVPSGKNYCVSVSASHLQVLNFNTTKCILLLDSTTSFMLMVCIVAILILFTTGMFLSFGCFYYMRHKNKKLHIPQPLIIFPEYKWLLKLIPEEYQPITVTSPKTVTNHFSSEEEEEEDSKDGSLFYQPTCIANVIPPEQAVEADTSNQCYKYTLTNDTEESEKNENVISEKNEENMHPGSESESRSSCACTLNHLRSSKILQTVIMNTFVNLETIRCYAEGTLSCSSGNGCERDAPAEEEEEEEEEEEDGFFLPDFSSDSGYEPR from the exons ATGATCCACTTCCTAGCCTGCATTTTCACATTGCTCCAGATATGTCTGACGCCATCCCTAG caattctTGCTCCTCCAAAGAACCTGACTGTGGGATTATTGGATTTTAAGGCTACAGTGGAATGGCTCCCTGGGAAAGGAAATCCTCCTGACAGCAGATATATCTTGGAGTTTATAACGGCACAAAAAAT CTCTGGAGGAAAGTGGAATCGCTCTCCACACTGCACtaacataaaaatactgaaatgtgaACTGACCTTCAATATGCATCCTGAGCTTCACTGGAATTATTTTGTGAGggtcaagacaacatttaaaaAGACGAGCTCCAACTGGACAACTACATCAAATTCTTTCCAGCCATATGGAGACA CACACCTGAGTTCTCCAGATGTAAAAATCTCAACTGAACAAAAGTCcattaaaattgattttagtCATTGGCTGGAATTAAAACCAGAGATTAAACCACTGGAATACCTGCTATACCTTTTTGAGAACAGTCCTGCAGGGGAATCAAAG tttatAGCACTGATATCAACCTCGGAATCACCCTACATTTTCCATGATGTGCCATCTGGCAAGAACTACTGTGTCAGTGTTTCTGCCAGTCATCTACAAGTCTTGAACTTCAACACCACCAAATGTATATTACTATTAG attCTACTACAAGCTTTATGCTAATGGTGTGCATTGTGGCCATACTGATTCTTTTTACAACTgggatgtttttgtcttttggttGTTTTTACTACATGAGGCATAAAAACAAGAAACTCCACATTCCACAACCTTTG ATTATTTTTCCAGAATATAAATGGCTCCTAAAACTAATCCCTGAGGAATACCAGCCAATTACAGTGACCTCGCCAAAAACAGTAACAAACCATTTTTCttcagaggaagaggaagaggaagactcCAAGGATGGCTCTCTGTTCTATCAACCAACATGCATCGCCAATGTTATCCCACCAGAGCAAGCAGTGGAGGCTGATACATCAAATCAGTGTTATAAGTACACACTAACTAATGATACGGAggaaagtgaaaaaaatgaaaatgtaatatctGAAAAGAATGAGGAAAATATGCATCCAGGTAGTGAATCTGAATCTAGATCTTCCTGTGCTTGTACTTTAAACCATTTGAGATCATCCAAAATACTTCAAACTGTTATAATGAACACGTTTGTAAACTTAGAGACGATTAGATGTTATGCAGAAGGAACTCTTTCCTGTTCTTCTGGCAATGGCTGTGAAAGAGATGCACctgctgaggaggaggaggaggaggaggaggaggaggaggatggctTCTTCTTACCTGATTTCTCCTCAGACAGTGGCTATGAACCAAGATAA
- the LOC109088044 gene encoding uncharacterized protein LOC109088044 produces FIFFYGWEAFYDEDRHLQADQAPKSGRLYTMYHGTSVQKARLIITTGFRQSPGGMLGPGVYVSRDQKKAERYPLQSLPTDRVVLKLSIDCGKVKRIDKDNHPLQKSWHSQGYDTAWVPPNCGMKAVPSGLEEDCVYDPKRIEVTDIALAPNTTILNELKQLVAQNKKGPSNSNTSGACTVCKLKLGLAHTVQPCWGCGETICALLTKHKCTR; encoded by the coding sequence tttatatttttctatggCTGGGAGGCATTTTATGATGAAGATCGTCATCTACAGGCAGACCAGGCCCCCAAATCAGGCAGACTCTATACCATGTATCACGGCACCTCTGTGCAAAAAGCTCGTCTGATCATAACAACAGGCTTTAGACAGTCACCAGGTGGAATGCTGGGACCTGGCGTTTATGTGAGCCGTGACCAGAAGAAAGCAGAGCGCTATCCTCTGCAATCCCTCCCTACTGACAGAGTTGTGCTTAAACTAAGCATTGACTGTGGAAAAGTCAAAAGAATCGATAAGGACAACCATCCTCTACAGAAGAGCTGGCATAGTCAGGGCTACGACACTGCCTGGGTACCTCCTAACTGTGGCATGAAAGCTGTGCCTAGTGGTCTAGAAGAGGACTGCGTCTATGACCCAAAGCGTATCGAGGTCACAGATATTGCTCTTGCACCCAACACGACCATCTTAAATGAACTCAAACAGCTCGTTGCTCAAAACAAGAAAGGGCCTTCAAATTCAAACACCTCGGGTGCTTGTACAGTGTGCAAGTTGAAACTAGGGCTTGCTCACACTGTACAGCCATGCTGGGGGTGTGGAGAGACTATCTGCGCTCTCCTGACCAAACACAAGTGCACTCGTTAG
- the LOC109088055 gene encoding mitochondrial import receptor subunit TOM40B-like: protein MGSVLALSTRPGRQNSPFPQDRPLSRWERRDGRLPNPGSFDGLHRNCKDLFPQQIEGVKLVINKTLSSFFKVSHTFHLSAVAPSSYRFHGEHLQSDTDSKQTDSPMLIGEMDSSGSLNAHSLFHLSEKIRAKAVFQTQQAQFVTWQFETEYRGSDFTAAVTMANPDILRESVIMVAHFLQSVSPQLVLGGELVYHRGRAEEGGILTLAGQYSGPNWVATLNAGKGGAHASYYHRANKQIQVGVEFEVSTRTQETTFSFGYQMELPEAKMVFRGMLDSRCIIGGVLEKRLYPLPATLIMGAFVNHRADKLQVGLGVNVG, encoded by the exons ATGGGCAGTGTGCTGGCCTTGTCAACCCGCCCGGGGCGCCAAAACTCCCCTTTTCCACAAGATAGACCCTTGTCACGGTGGGAAAGGAGAGATGGACGGCTGCCTAACCCTGGGAGCTTTGATGGTCTGCACCGCAACTGTAAAG ATTTATTTCCACAGCAGATTGAAGGAGTGAAACTGGTGATAAATAAGACCCTCAGCAGTTTTTTCAAG GTCAGTCACACATTTCACCTCAGTGCCGTTGCTCCGTCCAGTTATCGCTTTCATGGTGAACACCTACAGTCAGACACTGACAGCAAACAAACG GACTCACCAATGCTTATTGGAGAAATGGACTCCTCTGGCAGTTTAAACGCACACTCTTTGTTCCATCTGAGTGAGAAAATAAGAGCTAAAGCAGTGTTTCAG ACTCAACAGGCACAGTTTGTCACATGGCAGTTTGAGACGGAGTATAGAGGTAGTGACTTCACAGCAGCGGTTACTATGGCCAACCCTGACATTCTGAGGGAATCAG TTATCATGGTTGCACACTTTCTTCAAAGCGTATCCCCGCAGCTGGTTCTGGGGGGAGAGCTGGTATACCATCGAGGTCGAGCAGAGGAAGGGGGCATTCTTACCCTGGCAGGCCAGTACTCAG GGCCAAACTGGGTTGCAACACTGAATGCTGGTAAAGGAGGTGCACATGCCAGCTACTACCACAGAGCCAACAAACAG ATTCAGGTGGGAGTGGAGTTTGAGGTGAGCACTAGGACCCAGGAAACAACCTTTTCTTTTGGTTACCAGATGGAACTTCCTGAAGCTAAAATGGTCTTCAGAG gAATGTTGGACAGCCGCTGTATAATTGGTGGGGTTCTGGAAAAGCGGCTTTACCCCCTTCCTGCCACATTGATCATGGGTGCCTTTGTCAACCACAGAGCAGACAAGTTACAGGTCGGTCTTGGGGTTAACGTTGGTTAG
- the LOC109089914 gene encoding uncharacterized protein LOC109089914 isoform X2 — MHPELHWNYFVRVKTTFKKTSSNWTTTSNSFQPYGDTHLSSPDVKISTEQKSIKIDFSHWLELKPEIKPLEYLLYLFENSPAGESKFIALISTSESPYIFHDVPSGKNYCVSVSASHLQVLNFNTTKCILLLDSTTSFMLMVCIVAILILFTTGMFLSFGCFYYMRHKNKKLHIPQPLIIFPEYKWLLKLIPEEYQPITVTSPKTVTNHFSSEEEEEEDSKDGSLFYQPTCIANVIPPEQAVEADTSNQCYKYTLTNDTEESEKNENVISEKNEENMHPGSESESRSSCACTLNHLRSSKILQTVIMNTFVNLETIRCYAEGTLSCSSGNGCERDAPAEEEEEEEEEEEDGFFLPDFSSDSGYEPR, encoded by the exons ATGCATCCTGAGCTTCACTGGAATTATTTTGTGAGggtcaagacaacatttaaaaAGACGAGCTCCAACTGGACAACTACATCAAATTCTTTCCAGCCATATGGAGACA CACACCTGAGTTCTCCAGATGTAAAAATCTCAACTGAACAAAAGTCcattaaaattgattttagtCATTGGCTGGAATTAAAACCAGAGATTAAACCACTGGAATACCTGCTATACCTTTTTGAGAACAGTCCTGCAGGGGAATCAAAG tttatAGCACTGATATCAACCTCGGAATCACCCTACATTTTCCATGATGTGCCATCTGGCAAGAACTACTGTGTCAGTGTTTCTGCCAGTCATCTACAAGTCTTGAACTTCAACACCACCAAATGTATATTACTATTAG attCTACTACAAGCTTTATGCTAATGGTGTGCATTGTGGCCATACTGATTCTTTTTACAACTgggatgtttttgtcttttggttGTTTTTACTACATGAGGCATAAAAACAAGAAACTCCACATTCCACAACCTTTG ATTATTTTTCCAGAATATAAATGGCTCCTAAAACTAATCCCTGAGGAATACCAGCCAATTACAGTGACCTCGCCAAAAACAGTAACAAACCATTTTTCttcagaggaagaggaagaggaagactcCAAGGATGGCTCTCTGTTCTATCAACCAACATGCATCGCCAATGTTATCCCACCAGAGCAAGCAGTGGAGGCTGATACATCAAATCAGTGTTATAAGTACACACTAACTAATGATACGGAggaaagtgaaaaaaatgaaaatgtaatatctGAAAAGAATGAGGAAAATATGCATCCAGGTAGTGAATCTGAATCTAGATCTTCCTGTGCTTGTACTTTAAACCATTTGAGATCATCCAAAATACTTCAAACTGTTATAATGAACACGTTTGTAAACTTAGAGACGATTAGATGTTATGCAGAAGGAACTCTTTCCTGTTCTTCTGGCAATGGCTGTGAAAGAGATGCACctgctgaggaggaggaggaggaggaggaggaggaggaggatggctTCTTCTTACCTGATTTCTCCTCAGACAGTGGCTATGAACCAAGATAA